The genomic region GTTCAACGCCACTGATTAACTTATTAGGTGTTGATACGGTATCAGAAACGACAGCAGCTGCGACGCCAGTGTCAGGCGCGGTTAAATTTGTTGCCGGTGATCATGGCTCAATCCTAAACCCAGCGGCAAGCCCTGCAGCGACACAAGAGATTCAGTCGCAAATTGCCGCTTATTTTGCTACTAAAGGCACGGCTATTGTCGTAAACAACCCTGACGTGGTTCTACAACAACAATAATCAGACGTTAATAACGTTTTGAATAAGGAGGCATAATGCCTCCTTTTTTTATTTGTGACTTGAACTTACAAGGCGAGCATGATGCAATTGAGGTTTGCGTCGAATGGGGGCTTGCTCCCATAAAAATATTTACAGTGCTGTTATTACCAGGCATTTACTAGGAGAAGTAAATTGGAATTTTTATACGAGTATGGCTTATTTTTTGCCAAAGTCTTTACGTTCGTTATTGCGGTTATTGCCATAATTGCAGCCATTGCCGGTGCTGCACAAAAGCAAAAGCATAAAAAGGGTGAGTTGGACGTTTGCGATTTAACCGAGCGTTATCAAGATACCGAACATTACATGTTGGCTAATTTATTAGATAAAGATGAATTTAAGCAACATGAAAAAGAGCTTAAAAAGCAACAAAAGCAAAAGGATAAAGCGAGCGATAACCAAGAGTCGTCAGCGCGATTGTTCGTTTTAGATTTTAAAGGCTCAATAGATGCGAAAGAAGTTGATAGCTTACGCGAAGAAATCAGTGCCATTTTAAGCGTCGCTAACGAGCAAGATGAGGTGCTGGTTCGTTTAGAAAGTGGTGGCGGTATGGTACACGGTTATGGACTTGCATCATCGCAACTTGATCGCTTAGTGAAAGCCAATATACCGCTAACCGTAGCGGTTGATAAAGTGGCGGCCAGTGGTGGCTATATGATGGCATGTGTTGCAGATAAAATTCTTTCTGCGCCATTTGCCATTGTTGGCTCAATCGGTGTACTTGCTCAAATTCCTAACTTCCATAAAGTATTAAGGAAGAATGACATCGAATTTGAACAATTAACGGCGGGTGAGTATAAGCGTACCTTAACGATGTTTGGTGAAAATACCGATAAAGGTCGTGAAAAATTTATCGAAGAGCTTGAAGACACCCACGAGTTATTTAAGCAGTTTGTGAGTGAGCATCGTCCAAGCCTTGATATCAGTAAAGTTGCCACCGGCGAGCACTGGTTTGGCATCCGTGCAAAAGAGCTTGGCCTCGTTGATGAGATCCAAACCAGTGATGATTATGTGCAAAATGCAGCAAAACAGAAAAAAGTCATGTCTGTAAAATTTGAAACTAAGAAGGGCATTGCGGAAAAATTTGCCAAGGCGGCTTCGTTATCTGTTGAGCGTTCACTGGGCAAATTGTGGCAAAATAACCGCATTTTCCCTAGTTAATTGCCGTTAAGGGTTACACAATGCAACAGGATTTTTGGCATAACTGCTGGGATAAAAACTCAACTGGCTGGCATCAAAGTGAATGTCAGCCAATGTTAGCGGAATATTTACCGAGCCTTTGGCGAGCAACAGATCAACATATTTTTGTCCCGTTATGTGGTAAATCGGATGATCTGGTGTTTTTAACTGAGCATGGCAAGGTGGTTGGTAACGAGTTGAGCGCGATTGCTTGTCAGCAATTTTTTAGCGAACACAAGTTAGCTTACACAACGCAGGAAAAACAACCGTTTACCGTCTACCAATCAGCAAATATAGATATTTATCAAGGGGACTTTTTTTCCTTAAACGTTGATGACTTTCAAACCTTTGATTGGATTTATGACCGAGCCGCACTGATAGCATTACCCGAGTCGATGCAAGTTGATTATGTGGCTAAGCTAAAGCGTTTTTTTGGTGCCAATACTCGTTTGTTTTTGCTGACCTTAGAATATGATCAACAGCAAATGAGTGGACCGCCATTTAATATTGATGAGCAACGAGTTAACCGCTTATTTAAAGGCTTGACGATAGAAAAACTGGCAAGCAGAGAGTTAGCCGACAGTCGTTTTGCACAGCGAACCTTCCCGGTAAGTAAATTGGTTGAGAGCTTGTATATTATAAGCCTATAACGTTATGGGGTGTATTAAACACTTCCCATTTTGTTTACGGCAGTCTGAATTGTGAGATTGCAAGATAATAAAAAACGCGCCTAGGCGCGTTTTTTATTATCTTGCTTAGCCGAGAAGCACTAACAGTTCATCGACAGAGTCTTTTGATGGTTAGTCTTTTAAATGGTGGAAATCGATACGATCACCACGGGTATCATCAACACTGTTGAACACGTCTTCATTAAATTGACCTTCAGCTTTACCAACGATGACGGTAACCATTGAATCACCGGTTACGTTTACTGCGGTACGTACCATATCTAATAAACGGTCAACACCAATGATCAAACCAATACCTTCAACCGGCAAGCCAACTTGTGCAAGTACCATCGCTAGCATGATCAGACCAACACCTGGCACACCGGCGGTACCAATTGATGCTAACGTTGCGGTAACGATAACCATTAAGAAGTCGGTTAGGCTTAAATCAACATTAAACACTTGGGCAATAAATACCGTTGCAACACCTTGCATAATCGCTGTGCCGTCCATGTTGATGGTTGCCCCCATAGGAACGGTAAATGACGCAATAGGGTTACCTACACCAAGCTTTTTAGTCGCGGTATTCATGGTTGACGGGATGGTTGCGTTTGAACTTGCCGTTGAGAATGCAAACATTGCCGTAGTGCGCATTTTCTTAATGAAGGTTATCGGGTTTAATCCGGTCAATAACTTCAAAATCGTTGGGTAAGTTACAAATGCGTGCACCATCAATACACCTAATACGGTAAAGAAGTATACTGCTAAGTTGCCAAACGCTTTTGGATCAAGCTTGCTGAATAAGGTTGTCATCAAACAGAACACACCATAAGGCGCTAAGTTCATCAGGATAATAACAAGACGCATGATGACTTCATTTAAGTCTTCGAAAGTTTTGGTAATACGTTCGCCAGCTTCGCCCGCTAGTGCTACAGCAATACCAAATAGTAATGCAAAGACAATCACTTGTAGCATGTTACCTTTAGCAAACGCATCAAAAGGGTTGGTTGGGAACATACCAATGATAACTTGCGTTAAGGTAGGCGCTTCTTTCGCTGCAAAGGTAACATCGGCGCTCATGTTGACGCCTTCACCTGGGGCAATCAAGATACCCGCCAAAATTGCAATAGAGATAGCAATAGCGGTTGTCATTAAATACAAGGCAATTGCACGGCCACCGATACTACCAATTTTTGAGGTGTCGGTAAGAGAGCAGGTTCCGCATACCAGAGAGACGAAAACTAACGGGACAACCAGCATTTTTAAACTGGTTACAAAAATCTGACCACCAATTTCAAATAAACCATCAATAAAAAAGGCTTTGACTTTAAAATCAAACAGACCAAATGGGATAATTAGATCGCCATCTTTCGGTAAGCCAAATTGGAATACCAAGCCTAACGCGATACCGGCAATCATACCGATAACAATACGCATTGTAAGGCTATTCGCATTTTCTTTGTTCATAGAACAACTCTTTATACAGTAAAAAATAGATGTACTGACAATTCTACAGTAAAGAGAACAATTTTGTTAACCCCCTGTAATATATATTGCCAAGTAAATCGGGTCGTGCGCATTGTTGCCTATAAGCCCCTAGCAGGACAGAAAATTTTTGTATTAAAAGGTAACTTTTTTGTGATGAATCGGTTACTATGGCAAGTGATAAAATAACAATAAAGTCAGGGAGACAGCTTTTTATGAAGCAACTTCAGCGTTTTCTGCAGCTATTTTTACTTGCTATGTTAACTGCGTGTGGCGGTGGTGAGCCCCTCGATGGAGGTACAAACTCCAGTGGCGGCGAAACACCACCTCCTCCAGCAACAACCACAATTAGCGTGAGTATCGATAAAACTCAAATTAGTAATGACTCACCCGGTATCGTTTCAGCTAAAGTTGAAACCAATGGCAGTCCGGTCGAAGGGGTTGTCGTTTATTTTGAAACCGACCTTGGTATTTTTGATGTTGAATCGGCATCAGCATTAACTAACTCTGAAGGTATTGCGACCATTGGTTTAAAACCGACAGACGTTAGTGGGGCAGGTACGGTGACTGCAAAACTGGACTCTGGTGAAAGCGGCACCGTTGGATTTGAATCAGCTGGTGATGGTCTTGAAACCGGCGGTACGGAAAACCCAACTGGTGAACGCTTTGAGTTGACTTTAAATATTAGCTCGCCGCAAGTAAGCGCAAACAGCCCACAAACAGTAACCGCTAACTTAGCAAGTACCACAAATGGTCTTATCGCAGGTGCGGTTATTCAATTTACTGCCGATAGTGGCTTTTTATTACCAGCATCAGGTACTGCGTTAACAGACAGCCAAGGTAATGCAACCATTATTATTAATGCCGATACTATTGCTGGTGCAGGTACCGTCACTGCAGTGGTAAAAGCGCCTGAAAAAGCAAAAGACACTAAAGGTGAAGTCAGCTTTGCTAACGCAGGTGACGGTTCAGCCGTCGCCGGTAAGCAAGTTAACTTGACTCTATCATCGAACCAAATCAGTGCAGCATCACCTGCAACCGTAACGGTAACGGTGACGAACGCAGGTAACCCTGTTGCAAACGAAGTCGTTAATTTTTCATCAACGTTAGGTGTGTTCGATCCTTCATCAGGTACTGCTCTGACTAACGAATCGGGTGTTGCAACGATCACCTTAAAAGCTGGTAATGTCGAAGGCGCGGGTCTGGTAACCGCTACGGTATTAAGCGGTGAGTATGACTCTATTGGCTTTGCGACACAAGGTGATGCACAAGCTATTACAGGTAACGAAGTTTCTCTTTCTATTTCTAACACCTCTGTCAATAAAGATGCGAATGCCACGTTAACCGCTATGGTTACAAATAATGGTGTAGCTATTGCCGGCGAGGTTGTTAACTTTTCAGCAACGTTAGGTGCCTTATCGCCAGTATCAGGTACTGCACTCACCAATGCTGATGGTAAAGCCATTATTACCTTAACTGCAGGCACTGTTGCCGGTGCCGGTGTTGCAAGTGTTACTTTGGATAATGGCGCTAACGCCACCGTTGGTTTTGAAACCGCAGGTGACGACATTGTCGATTCAAGCAAAAATATTGCTCTATCCATATCATCTACTATGGTCAGTGAAGCGGCTCCAGCAACGGTAACCGCTGTAGTATCAGACAGTAATGGCCCTATTGCTGGTGAAGTTGTTAATTTCTCAAGCTCTTTAGGTGTGTTTGCTCCTGTATCAGGTACTGCACTGACTGATTCGAAAGGTACTGCGACAATTGTATTAACTGCCGGCGACGTAGAAGGTGCTGGTGTTGTTACCGCACGCTTAACGACAGGTGAGCTAGATACATTAGGTTTTGCGACAAAGGGTGATGCATCTGATGTTGGTGGTAAATCCGTTGCGATCAGTATTTCTAACGCCAATGTAACTGGTGCTGGTCAGCCAGCAGAATTACGAGCAACGGTAACTGATGGTGGTGCACCTGTTGCTGGTGAAGTTGTAAACTTTGCGGCTACCCTAGGTACACTATCGCCAGCTTCTGGTACAGCACTGACCAATTCTGATGGTGTAGCAACGATTAATTTAACTGCAGGTCAAGTGGCAGGTGCTGGTGTTGCTAGCGCAACCTTAGATAATGGTGCCAACGCAAAAGTTGGTTTTGAAACCGACGGTCTTGAAGCTGTTGCTGAAACAATATTGACATTGACGTTTAAAGATAACCAATCGTTAATAAGCAATGACCAACCTGCGACCTTGATTGTAAAGCTTGAAAACAATGGTCAAGCAGTTGCGCGAGAAGTGATTACCTTTACAACAAGTTTAGGTAAGCTAAACCCGATCAGTGGTACGGCATTAACAGACTCCAATGGTGAGGCAGCCATTACATTAACCGCAGGTGATATCGCAGGTGCCGGTATCGTTACGGCAACAGCATCAACTGGTGAGACAGATACCATTGGTTTTGCAACGGCTGGTGATGAAATATCATTTGTTGGTAAATTAATCGTAATAGAGTCGGTTATACCCACATCCCTAGATGGAACCGAATACCCAGATGAGGCAATCACAGCTAAGACACCGGCAATCGTTACTGTAAAGGTAACTGATGCGAGCGGTGTTGTTGCGAATGAAGTCGTGAATTTCTCAAGTACTTTAGGTGTGTTCTCACCTGCATCAGGTACCGCATTAACGGACTCGACCGGTACGGCGACTATCGTCCTAAACGCAGGTAATGTAGAAGGCGCAGGTCTTGTATCGGCAAGTCTTGTAAGTGGTGAGCGAGACAGTAAAGGCTTTGCAACCATTGGTGATGCATCGGTAACTCCTGGTAAGTCGGTAAGAATTGATACTGCACCGTTTAGCCTAACTGATGCGGATAGCGTAGCTACAGTTACAGCTATTGTAACGGATGGTGGAAAAGCTGTTTTTGGCGAAGTTGTTAATTTCTCTTCAACGCTCGGTAATTTGCAACCATTATCTGGTACGGCATTAACTGATATTGATGGCAAAGCAACTATCGAGATCAGTGCAGGCGACGTTGCTGGTGCAGGTGTTGTTACCGCTACACTAGATAACGACGCGACAGCTCGTGTTGGGTTTGAAACTTCAGGACTTGAAGAACCCCCTGTCACAACGATTAACTTTATTAATCCTTCATTGGTATCGCTAAGCGGTTCAGATAAAGCGACATTTAAAGTCGAAGTGATGCATGGTTCAGCACCAGCAAAATTTGAAGTGATCGAATTTACTTCGACGTTAGGCAATTTACATCCTAGTAGTGGTACAGCGTTAACGAATGAGCAAGGTGTTGCATCGATCACGGTAAGTACCGGTGATGTTGCAGGTGCAGGTCTATTAACCGCCAAAACATTAACTGCTGAAGTGGATACGATTGGTTTTGAAACAGCGGGTGATGAGACACCTGTTGTCACGAAATCAATAGTTATGGATGCCATTTCAGCTG from Thalassotalea sp. Sam97 harbors:
- the tmpT gene encoding thiopurine S-methyltransferase, with the translated sequence MQQDFWHNCWDKNSTGWHQSECQPMLAEYLPSLWRATDQHIFVPLCGKSDDLVFLTEHGKVVGNELSAIACQQFFSEHKLAYTTQEKQPFTVYQSANIDIYQGDFFSLNVDDFQTFDWIYDRAALIALPESMQVDYVAKLKRFFGANTRLFLLTLEYDQQQMSGPPFNIDEQRVNRLFKGLTIEKLASRELADSRFAQRTFPVSKLVESLYIISL
- a CDS encoding dicarboxylate/amino acid:cation symporter, with amino-acid sequence MNKENANSLTMRIVIGMIAGIALGLVFQFGLPKDGDLIIPFGLFDFKVKAFFIDGLFEIGGQIFVTSLKMLVVPLVFVSLVCGTCSLTDTSKIGSIGGRAIALYLMTTAIAISIAILAGILIAPGEGVNMSADVTFAAKEAPTLTQVIIGMFPTNPFDAFAKGNMLQVIVFALLFGIAVALAGEAGERITKTFEDLNEVIMRLVIILMNLAPYGVFCLMTTLFSKLDPKAFGNLAVYFFTVLGVLMVHAFVTYPTILKLLTGLNPITFIKKMRTTAMFAFSTASSNATIPSTMNTATKKLGVGNPIASFTVPMGATINMDGTAIMQGVATVFIAQVFNVDLSLTDFLMVIVTATLASIGTAGVPGVGLIMLAMVLAQVGLPVEGIGLIIGVDRLLDMVRTAVNVTGDSMVTVIVGKAEGQFNEDVFNSVDDTRGDRIDFHHLKD
- the sohB gene encoding protease SohB; this encodes MEFLYEYGLFFAKVFTFVIAVIAIIAAIAGAAQKQKHKKGELDVCDLTERYQDTEHYMLANLLDKDEFKQHEKELKKQQKQKDKASDNQESSARLFVLDFKGSIDAKEVDSLREEISAILSVANEQDEVLVRLESGGGMVHGYGLASSQLDRLVKANIPLTVAVDKVAASGGYMMACVADKILSAPFAIVGSIGVLAQIPNFHKVLRKNDIEFEQLTAGEYKRTLTMFGENTDKGREKFIEELEDTHELFKQFVSEHRPSLDISKVATGEHWFGIRAKELGLVDEIQTSDDYVQNAAKQKKVMSVKFETKKGIAEKFAKAASLSVERSLGKLWQNNRIFPS